DNA sequence from the Janibacter sp. CX7 genome:
GCGCTTGATCATCTGCTGGGCGGCGGTGGCCTTGGTGGCCTTGGCGCGCATCTTCTCGGCCTGGTCGAGCAGGGCGCCGGCCTTCTTCTGCGCGTTCTGCAGCTCGCGCTTGCGACGGCGCTCGTCCGTCTCGCGCTGCTGGAGGTAGTTCTTCCAGCCCATGTTGTACTGGTCGATCTCGCAGCGGTTGGCGTCGAGGTGGAAGACGCGGTTGACGACGACCTCGAGCAGGTCGACGTCGTGGCTGATGATGATGAGCCCGCCCTTGTAGCTCTTGAGGTGGTCGCGCAGCCACGTGATCGAGTCGGCGTCGAGGTGGTTGGTCGGCTCGTCGAGCAGCAGGGTCTCGTGGCCGGAGAAGAGGATCCGGGCGAGCTCCACCCGACGACGCTGGCCACCGGAGAGGGTCTCGAGGGTCTGGTCGAGCCGGGCCTCGTCGATCCCGAGCGCCGAGGCGATGCTCGCCGCCTCCGACTCCGCGGCGTAGCCGCCGGCGGCCTCGAACTCCTCCTGCAGCCGCGCGAAGCGAGACATCGCCCGCTCCTGCGTCTCGGCGTCGGCGCTGGCCATCCGCTGCTCGGCCGTACGCCGGTCCGTGACGATGCGGTCGAGGCCGCGGGCGGAGAGGATGCGCTGACGCGCGGTGACGGTGAGGTCACCGGTGCGGGGGTCCTGCGGGAGGTAGCCGATGCCGCCGCTCGAGGTGACGCTCCCGGCGGCCGGCTGACCCTGCCCTGCCAGGACCTTGGTCAGGGTGGTCTTGCCGGCGCCGTTGCGTCCCACGAGACCGACCCGGTCGCCCGCCGCCACACGGAAGCTGGCGTCCTCGAGGAGGATCCGGGACCCGGCGCGCAGCTCGATGCCGCTGGCTGTGATCACGGGTGGTTCTCCTGCACGTACGAAGGGTCGGTCGGCGGCTAGTGTAAGTCGCGGATCCGGGGGTTCCCGCATCCGCGTGCATCGGTCGAGACCCTGCCCCCGATGGAGGCCAGCAGATGAGCATCAACGACAACGCGTCGCTCGACACCTCCCGCATGGGTGGTGGAGGAGGCGGCGGAGGCCGCGGCCCGGTCATCGCGGGTGGCGGCGGCATCGTCGGCGTCATCGTCGTCATCGTCATGGTCCTGCTCGGCTTCGACCCGACCGGGGGCGGCGGTGGCGGTGCTCCGCAGGACACGGCGGGAGCGGGCGGCGACTCCTGGGTGCAGGACAACTGCAAGACGGGCGCCGACGCGAAGAAGGAGCGCCGCTGCCTCATGGTCCTCGGCGAGAACAGCCTGCAGGACTTCTGGAGCGACCAGCCGGACCTGGCCAAGGCCCTCGACGACGCCGGGCAGCAGTTCCGCGGCCCGGCCCAGACGGTCGTCTACACGGGTCAGACCCAGTCCCAGTGCGGCACCGCGAGCAACCAGGTCGGGCCCTTCTACTGCCCCCTCGACGAGAAGATCTTCATCGACACCGACTTCTTCGACATCATGGAGCAGCAGCTCGGCGCCCAGGACGGCACGCTCGCCGAGCTCTACGTCCTCGCCCACGAGTACGGCCACCACATCCAGAACGTCTACGGCATCCTCGACCGCGCGCAGCAGGACCCGAAGGGCGCCGACTCGGGCGCCGTGCGCGTCGAGCTCATGGCCGACTGCTTCGCCGGCATGTGGATGAAGCACGCGACCGAGACCAAGGACGCCAACGGCGAGGTCCTCATCACCGACATCAGCGAGTCGGACATCAAGAACGCCATGGGCGCGGCCAAGTCCGTCGGCGATGACGAGATCCAGAAGAAGTCGGGCGGCGGCGTCAACCCCGAGAGCTGGACGCACGGCTCGGCGAAGGCGCGTCAGGCCTGGCTCCTGCGCGGGATGAAGACCGACTCGGTCAACACCTGCGACACCTTCGAGGTCAGCGACCCCAACAACATCTGAGCGGGGCTCAGCTGCCCGTCCAGTGACTCTCGCTCGTTGCCGAGCCCCACCCGCTCTGCGCCGGCACCTGCAGTCGGATGCGCGTGCCCTTCGGGTAGTAGCGGTTGATCCCCAGGTGCACCGATCCCTGCGTGTCGGTCACCGCTGAGTTGCGCCGCTGCTCGGTCCCGCCGGGGAAGCGCGCCAGCACCCACACCTTCGCGCCGACCCGGGGCGCGCCGTCCCGGACCTGCGTCACCGAGGCGCCGACGCCCAGGCCCCGGTCCCACCCGGGCAGCCACGTCGAGTCCAGGTCGATGGCCGTCGTGTCCGTGGCGGTGTCGACCGACGCGGTGCTCGCCCGCCCCCATCCGCCGGCAGCCGGCACCTCGACCCGCACCCGCGTCCCCCTCGGGTAGTAGCGGTTGACCGCGAGGTGCACCGATCCGTCGGCGTCGGTGAGGGCCGAGTTCCTCCGGCGCTCCTCTCCACCGGGCAGCCGGGCGACGATCCAGGCGCGCTGGCCGGGGACGCCGACCCCGCCGACACCCGCGGTGATCCGGCCGTCGATGCCCTTGCCCTTCGACCACCCGATCGGCCACGTCGAGCGCAGCTCGAGGGGCGCCGGGTCGGTCGTCTCGATGGAGACCGTCGTCGCCCACTGGCCCGAGCTGAAGGAGGTGTACGGGCCGGCGAGCCATGCCGTCGACACCGACCCGTCCTGCGCTCCCCACGGGGCGGCCGGGGTCCGGTTGCCCTTGGTCGACCCGTGCGTGACCGCACGCGCCTGCCAGGACGCCCCGTCGTCGCCCGTGCGGTACTCGTAGAGCTCGCGGCTGCCCACGTCCCCCTCCCCGCGGGAGAGGAAAACGCGGTCGGCGTCGTCGTGACGCAGGGTGATCCCCGACGGCTGCGCGCCGCCGGCACGGTCGAGGGTGCGCATCGTCCACGTGCCTGCGAGGTGGCGGAACCACTTGTAGGTCCACGTGCCGTCCTCGGCGCCCGTCGTCAGGACGATGGTGGGCACCCCACCCGACACGGCGATGTCGTAGACGCGCGCCCGGCCGTCGGCGCTGCGGCCGTCGTAGACGAGGGTCGCCTCGCGCGGGTCGATGGGTCGCGGGGCCTGACCGGCGCTCCCCGCGACCTCTGCCAGCGTGCGGATCGGGGTGCCGTCACTCTGGCGGAAGACCCCGTCACGCAGCGTCAGGTGGTACATCGAGCTGCGCTGCCCGGGCGAGGCCATCGTGTCGGACACCGCGATGTTGATGGTGCCGTCGCCCGCCGTCACGAACTTCGGGTAGGGCGGGTCCTCCCGCCCCTCGTGCGCGAAGAGGCGCACGGCCGGTGTCCACGACGCGAGGTCCTTGCTGCGCGTCATCACCCACGCGTTGTCCGACGTGCGTCGGGTGAAGAGGTGGTAGCGGTAGGCGGCGCCCTCCACCTGCAGCATCGTCGTGTAGGTCGAGGGGGCCGACTCCAGCCCCGAGCCGGTGAGCCGGAGCGTGGGACCGAAGCTCGACAGGTCACCCGGGCGCTTCGTGATGCGGTAGCGCGCGGGAACGCTCGAGTGCGCCGTCCAGAAGGCCGCGATCCGCCCGTCGGGCAGCTCGGTGAGCGAGGGCGCGTTGTGGTCGTCCGCCTGGAAGCGGGCGGCGAGGACGGTGTGCGACAGCTCGGCGCTCCCCCGGGCCACCTTGGTCACCTGGATGTCGCCGTTGTTGCGCACCGAGCTGAGATAGGTCGCGGTGCGCGTGCCGAGGACCCGCGGATCCATGTACCAGGACCACGCCGAGTCGGCGACGACCGCCGCGGTCCGCACCCCCGGCCCCAGGGATCGGCGCTGTGGGGCGCTCGCCACCAGGGACTGCGTCTGCGGCGTGCCCTGGTAGGCCTGCGGAGCCACCTCGCCGGGACGCATCCACGGCTCGGGCAGGGGAGGCGTCGAGGTCGGTGCGGGCGTCGGCGCCGCGGGATCGGCGGCGACCGCCGAGGCACTCACCACGGTCCACGAGACGCCGAGCGCCACGAGGGCGACGAGTGGTCGACGCAGCATGAGATCCCCCGATCCCCCGGGCGGGCCGCCGTCGGCCCGCGTTCGCGGGGCACTCTAGTCGAGCGCTCCTCCGTCGGTCGGCACCGGCGTGATCACGACCCGCACCGCCCGAGCCCGGCGCGCGGCGTCCCGCAGGACCGCCAGCCGTGGGTCGGGCAGGTCCCACAGGGTCCGGCGCGGCAGGTCCCGCAGGTGCGCCAGACGGGGGTCGTCGAGGACCTGCTCGGCCATCCTCCGGTCACCACCGAGGACGAGTGCGTCGACCGCGCCCGGCCCCAGATGGCGAAGGGAGATCTCCCGCACCTTGTCGAGCACGCCGTCGGCCTGGTTGCCACGCCGACGGGCATAGCGCTGCTGGCTCCAGCCGCCCTTCTTCGTCCGGGACTGCACGTAGGCGGTGCCGCACGTGTGCGCGGTGAGGTCACCCCCTTCGTCACGGCCGACGGCGTACCCGCCGCGCCGCACGAGGACCAGCCCGATCCGCTCGTGGTCGAAGCGCTCCCCCGTCGCCGTGGCGCCGTCACCGCCGGTGAGCACGACGGTGCCCGGCTCGTCGGCGCGCGTGACGCCGTCGTGCCGGGCACCGAAGCCCTCGACCCACCGGTCCAGCCGCTCGGGGCCGACCTCGACCGTGCGGGTCATCGTCAGGGGTCGCTCAGATGTTGAAGCCGAGGGCGCGCAGCTGCTCGCGCCCGTCGTCGGTGATCTTGTCCGGGCCCCACGGCGGCATCCAGACCCAGTTGATCCGGGCGTCGGCGACGATGTCGGCCAGCGCACCGTCGACCTGGTCCTCGATGACGTCGGTCAGCGGGCAGGCCGCGGACGTGAGGGTCATGTCGATGACGGCGTGGTTCTGCGGGTCGACGGTGATGCCGTAGACGAGGCCGAGGTCGACGACGTTGATGCCGAGCTCGGGGTCGACGACGTCGCGCAGGGCCTCCTCGACATCGGCGACATTGCTCGGGGTCGGGGCCTGGGCGGTCATGCGGACTCTCCTTCGGTCGTGCTGGGGACGTCGACGCCGGCCTGGGCCAGGGCGTCGGTGAGGGCCATCCAGCCGAGCAGCGCGCACTTGACGCGCGCCGGGTACTGGGCGACACCGGCCAGGGCGACGCCGTCGCCGATGACCTCCTCGTCGCCCGGGTCCTGACCACGGCTGGTCAGCATGTGCCGCATCGCGGCGTGGACGTCCATGGCGTCGTGGATCACCTCACCGGTGACCTCCTCGGCGAGGATCGAGGTGCTCGCCATCGAGATCGAGCAGCCCATCGCCTCGTAGGAGATGTCGGTGATGTGGGCGTCGGGGCCGGTGCCGTCGAGGTGGACGCGCAGCGTCACCTCGTCGCCACAGGTCGGGTTGACGTGGTGCACCTCGGCGACGTGCCCCTCGCGCAGGCCGTGGCCGACCTTGCGCTTGGAGTGGTCGAGGATGAGCTCCTGGTAGAGGTCCATCAGGCGGCCCCCCGATCGATGCCGAAGATCTCGGGCACCCGGTCGAGCGCCGCGACGAGCGCGTCGATCTCGGCCGGCGTGTTGTAGACCGCCAGCGAGGCGCGGGTGGTCGCCGCGACGCCGAAGGCGCGGTGCAGCGGCCACGCGCAGTGGTGGCCGACCCGCACGGCGACGCCCTGGTCGTCGAGGACCTGGCCGACGTCGTGGGCGTGCACCCCGTCGACGACGAAGGACACGGCCGAGCCGCGGTGGTAGGTGTCGGCGGGGCCGACGAGACGCACCCACGGGCGCTGCGCGAGCGCGTCGAGCAGCCGCGCGGTGAGCGCCTGCTCGTGCGCGGCGATGCGCTCTACGCCGATGTCCTGCATCCAGCGCACGGCGGCGCCGAGGCCGATCGCCTGGCTGGTCATCGGCACGCCGGCCTCGAAGCGCGTGGGCGGCGGCGCATAGGTGCTGCCCTCCATGCGCACGATCTCGATCATCGAGCCGCCGGTGAGGAAGGCGGGCATCTGCTCGAGCAGGTCGTAGCGACCCCAGAGCACGCCGATGCCGCTCGGGCCGTACATCTTGTGGCCGGAGAAGGCGAGCAGGTCGACACCCAGCTCGGCGACGTCGACGGGCAGGTGCGGCACCGACTGGCACGCGTCGAGGACCGTGATGGCCCCGACGGCGCGGGCGGCGGCGACGACCCGCGGGACGTCGGTGACGGCCCCGAGGACGTTGGACGCGTGCGTGAAGGCCACGATCTTGGTCCGCTCGGTGACCATCTCGTCGAGCTGGTCGAGGTCGAGCCGGCCGTCGGTCGTCACGCCGATCCAGCGCAGGGTCGCGCCGGTGCGTCGGCACAGCTCCTGCCACGGGATGAGGTTGGCGTGGTGCTCGGCCTCGGTGATGAGCACCTCGTCGCCCTCACCGAGACGAAGGGGGGACCCCGCCTCGGCGTTGGAGAAGGCATAGGCGGCGAGGTTGAGCGCCTCGGTCGCGTTCTTGGTGAAGACCACCTCGCGCGGCTGGGCGCCGATGAGCCCGGCGATGTCGGCCCGGGCGCTCTCGTAGGCCTCGGTGGCCTCCTCGGACAGCGCGTGCGCACCACGGTGCGGCGCGGAGTTGGCGGTGACGAGGAAGTCGCGCTCGGCGTCGAGGACGGCAAGCGGCTTCTGCGAGGTCGCGCCGGAGTCGAGGTAGACGAGCGGCTTGCCCCCGCGCACGGTGCGCTCGAGGATCGGGAACTGACCGCGGATCGCGGCCAGCTCCTCCTCGGGGATCAGCTGCGAGGTCATCGTCAGGCCCCTGCGGTCGTGGCGGGCTCCCCCGTCGCGATGAAGCGGTCGTAGCCCTCGGCCTCGAGCTGGTCGGCCAGCTCCGGGCCGCCCTCCTCGGCGATCTTGCCGTCGACGAAGACGTGGACGAACTCGGGCTTGATGTAGCGCAGGATCCGCGTGTAGTGCGTGATGAGCAGGACGCCGGCGTCGGTCGACTCCTTGGCGCGGTTGACGCCCTCCGAGACGACGCGCAGCGCGTCGACGTCGAGGCCGGAGTCGGTCTCGTCGAGGACGGCGAACTTCGGCTTGAGCAGCTCCATCTGGAGGATCTCGTGGCGCTTCTTCTCACCACCGGAGAAGCCCTCGTTGACATTGCGGTCGGCGAAGGAGGAGTCCATGCGCAGCTCCTCCATCGTGCCGCGGACCTCCTTGACCCAGGTGCGCAGCTTGGGGGCCTCGCCGTCGATGGCGGTCTTGGCGGTGCGCAGGAAGTTGCTCACCGTGACACCGGGGACCTCGACGGGGTACTGCATCGCGAGGAAGAGGCCGGCGCGAGCGCGCTCGTCGACGGACATCGACAGCACGTCCTCGCCGTCGAGGGTGACCTCGCCGGAGGTGACGGTGTACTTGGGGTGGCCGGCGATCGAGTAGGCGAGCGTGGACTTGCCGGAGCCGTTGGGGCCCATGATCGCGTGGGTCTCGCCGGACCGGATGGTCAGGGTGACGCCCTTGAGGATCTCCTTGGGGCCGTCTTCGGTCTCGACGCTGACGTGCAGGTCGGTGATCTGGAGCGTTGCCATGTCGGTTCTTTCGGTCGAAGGGGGAAGGTCAGTCGGCGAGGGCGACGAGCACGTCGCCGGCCTCGGTGACCTGGACGGTGTGGACGGCGACGGGCACGGTCGCCGGCAGGTGGCTGGGGGCGCCGGTGCGCAGGTCGAAGCGCGAGCCGTGCAGCCAGCACTCGATGGCGCAGCCGTCGACCTCGCCCTCGGAGAGCGAGACGTTGGCGTGGGTGCAGGTGTCGTCGACCGCGTGGACGGCGCCGTCCTCGGTGCGCACGATCGCCACGATGCGGCCACCGATGTCGGCCTTGGCCGCCTCCCCCACGGTCAGCTCGTCAAGGCTGCAGACGCGGATGTAGTCGGGCTCGGCGACGGCACTCATGCGGCGCCGCCCTCGAGCTCGACGTCGATCGCGGCCATGATCCGGTCGCTGATCTCCGCGTCGCCGATGCGCGCGACGATGCTGTTGAAGAAGCCGCGCACGACGAGGCGACGGGCCTCGTCCTCGGGGATGCCACGAGCCTGCAGGTAGAAGAGCTGCTGGTCGTCGAAGCGCCCGGTCGTCGAGGCGTGCCCGGCGCCGACGATCTCGCCGGTCTCGATCTCGAGGTTGGGCACGGAGTCGGCCCGCGCGCCGTCGGTGAGGACGAGGTTGCGGTTGAGCTCGTAGGTCTCGGTGCCCTCGGCGGCCGCGCGGATCAGCACGTCGCCGACCCACACGGTGTGGGCCGTCTCGCCCTGCAGCGCGCCCTTGTACTCGACATTGCTCGAGCAGTGCGGCGCCTCGTGGTCGACGAAGAGCCGGTGCTCGAGGTGCTGGCCGGCGTCGGCGAAGTAGACGCCCAGGCCCTCGAAGGAGCCACCCGGACCGGCGTAGGTCGCGTTGGTGTTGAGGCGCACGATGCCGCCACCGATGGTCACGGCGATGTGCCGCACGCTCGCGTCGCGGCCGACGACCACGTCGTGCTGGCCGAGGTGGTGAGCGTCGTCCTCCCAGTCCTGGAGCGTGACGATCGTCAGCTGCGAGCCGTCACCGGCGAGCACCGAGAGCAGCTCGGTGTAGTCGGCGGTGCCGGAGTGCTCGACGACGATCGTGCCGCGGGCGAAGCGCCCGACCCGCACGACGTGGTGCGCCCGCACGATCTCGCCGCCGGTGCCGGCGAGCGAGATGCGGACCGGCTCGGTGAGCTCGGCCTCGGCGGGGATGTCGATGAGCGTCACGTCACCGCCACCGGCGGCGACGGCCGCGGCACGGTCACCGGGCGCCGGCACGCCGAGGGCGCGGGCCTCCGCGGCCGGGACGACCGACCGGGTGACGCCCTCGGGCAGGTGGTGGGTCACGCCGAGCTCGGCGGACCCCCCTTCGTCCGCCAGGAGGTCGGTGAGCCGACCCACGGGGGTGAAGCGCCAGTCCTCCTCGCGGCCGGTCGGCAGCTCGAAGTCGGCCACCGACCACGAGCGCGTGCGCTCGGCGCGGGACTGGTCCGGGACCAGGGTGTCGGCGGAGTGGGTGTGGGCCTTGGGGCCCGAGTCAGCCAGAAGGCTCATCAGCCGACGGCTCCTTCCATCTGGAGTTCGATGAGGCGGTTGAGCTCGAGGGCGTACTCCATCGGCAGCTCACGCGCGATGGGCTCGACGAAGCCGCGCACGATCATCGCCATGGCCTCCTCCTCGCTCAGCCCGCGGGACATGAGGTAGAAGAGCTGGTCGGCCGAGACCTTGGAGACGGTCGCCTCGTGACCCATCTGCACGTCGTCCTCGCGGACGTCGACGTAGGGATAGGTGTCGGAGCGGCTGATCGTGTCGACGAGCAGCGCGTCGCAGACGACATTGGACTTGCTGTTCGTCGCACCCTCGAGGACCTGGACGAGGCCGCGGTAGGAGGTGCGACCGCCACCACGGGCGACCGACTTGCTGATGATCGAGCTCGAGGTGTTGGGCGCGGCGTGCACCATCTTGGCGCCGGCGTCCTGGTGCTGGCCCTCGCCGGCGAAGGCGATCGAGAGGGTCTCGCCCTTCGCGTGCTCGCCGAGGAGGAAGCACGCGGGGTACTTCATCGTCACCTTGGAGCCGATGTTGCCGTCGACCCACTCCATCGTGCCGCCCTCGGCGACCGTGGTGCGCTTGGTGACGAGGTTGTAGACGTTGTTCGACCAGTTCTGGATCGTCGTGTAGCGCACGCGGGCGTTCTTCTTCACGACGATCTCGACGACGGCACTGTGCAGCGAGTCGGTCTTGTAGATCGGGGCGGTGCAGCCCTCGACGTAGTGCACGTAGGAGCCCTCGTCGGCGATGATCAGCGTCCGCTCGAACTGGCCCATGTTCTCGGTGTTGATCCGGAAGTAGGCCTGCAGCGGGATGTCGACGTGGACACCCGGCGGGACGTAGATGAAGGAGCCACCCGACCACACGGCCGTGTTGAGCGCGGCGAACTTGTTGTCGCCGGCGGGGATGACCGTGCCGAAGTACTCGCGGAAGAGGTCCTCGTGCTCGCGCAGACCGGTGTCGGTGTCGACGAAGATGACGCCCTTCTCCTCCAGGTCCTCGCGGATCTGGTGGTAGACGACCTCCGACTCGTACTGCGCGGCGACGCCGGCGACGAGGCGCTGCTTCTCCGCCTCGGGGATGCCGAGCTTGTCGTAGGTGTTCTTGATGTCCTCGGGCAGGTCGTCCCACGACGCGGCCTGCTTCTCCGTGGACTTCACGAAGTACTTGATGTTCTGGAAGTCGATGCCGGTGAGGTCGCTGCCCCAGCTCGGCATGGGCTTCTTGTCGAAGAGACGCAGCGACTTCAGGCGCAGGTCACGC
Encoded proteins:
- the sufU gene encoding Fe-S cluster assembly sulfur transfer protein SufU, which codes for MDLYQELILDHSKRKVGHGLREGHVAEVHHVNPTCGDEVTLRVHLDGTGPDAHITDISYEAMGCSISMASTSILAEEVTGEVIHDAMDVHAAMRHMLTSRGQDPGDEEVIGDGVALAGVAQYPARVKCALLGWMALTDALAQAGVDVPSTTEGESA
- a CDS encoding ABC-F family ATP-binding cassette domain-containing protein yields the protein MITASGIELRAGSRILLEDASFRVAAGDRVGLVGRNGAGKTTLTKVLAGQGQPAAGSVTSSGGIGYLPQDPRTGDLTVTARQRILSARGLDRIVTDRRTAEQRMASADAETQERAMSRFARLQEEFEAAGGYAAESEAASIASALGIDEARLDQTLETLSGGQRRRVELARILFSGHETLLLDEPTNHLDADSITWLRDHLKSYKGGLIIISHDVDLLEVVVNRVFHLDANRCEIDQYNMGWKNYLQQRETDERRRKRELQNAQKKAGALLDQAEKMRAKATKATAAQQMIKRAERMLAGVEGERTQDRVAKLRFPDPAPCGRTPLRASGLSRSYGSLEIFTDVDLAIDRGSKVVVLGLNGAGKTTLLRMLAGVDAPDTGQVEPGHGLKLGYYAQEHENLDVDRSVLANMKSAAPDLGETEVRKVLGSFLFTGDDVDKPAGVLSGGEKTRLSLALLVVSSANVLLLDEPTNNLDPASREEILGALSTFKGAVVLVTHDEGAVDALQPERILLLPDGVEDFYSADYRDLVTLA
- the sufB gene encoding Fe-S cluster assembly protein SufB, with the protein product MSTNIEELNPGLKDIGKYEFGWADADTAGASAKRGLNEAVVSDISERKGEPQWMRDLRLKSLRLFDKKPMPSWGSDLTGIDFQNIKYFVKSTEKQAASWDDLPEDIKNTYDKLGIPEAEKQRLVAGVAAQYESEVVYHQIREDLEEKGVIFVDTDTGLREHEDLFREYFGTVIPAGDNKFAALNTAVWSGGSFIYVPPGVHVDIPLQAYFRINTENMGQFERTLIIADEGSYVHYVEGCTAPIYKTDSLHSAVVEIVVKKNARVRYTTIQNWSNNVYNLVTKRTTVAEGGTMEWVDGNIGSKVTMKYPACFLLGEHAKGETLSIAFAGEGQHQDAGAKMVHAAPNTSSSIISKSVARGGGRTSYRGLVQVLEGATNSKSNVVCDALLVDTISRSDTYPYVDVREDDVQMGHEATVSKVSADQLFYLMSRGLSEEEAMAMIVRGFVEPIARELPMEYALELNRLIELQMEGAVG
- a CDS encoding cysteine desulfurase, whose protein sequence is MTSQLIPEEELAAIRGQFPILERTVRGGKPLVYLDSGATSQKPLAVLDAERDFLVTANSAPHRGAHALSEEATEAYESARADIAGLIGAQPREVVFTKNATEALNLAAYAFSNAEAGSPLRLGEGDEVLITEAEHHANLIPWQELCRRTGATLRWIGVTTDGRLDLDQLDEMVTERTKIVAFTHASNVLGAVTDVPRVVAAARAVGAITVLDACQSVPHLPVDVAELGVDLLAFSGHKMYGPSGIGVLWGRYDLLEQMPAFLTGGSMIEIVRMEGSTYAPPPTRFEAGVPMTSQAIGLGAAVRWMQDIGVERIAAHEQALTARLLDALAQRPWVRLVGPADTYHRGSAVSFVVDGVHAHDVGQVLDDQGVAVRVGHHCAWPLHRAFGVAATTRASLAVYNTPAEIDALVAALDRVPEIFGIDRGAA
- a CDS encoding non-heme iron oxygenase ferredoxin subunit; amino-acid sequence: MSAVAEPDYIRVCSLDELTVGEAAKADIGGRIVAIVRTEDGAVHAVDDTCTHANVSLSEGEVDGCAIECWLHGSRFDLRTGAPSHLPATVPVAVHTVQVTEAGDVLVALAD
- a CDS encoding metal-sulfur cluster assembly factor, translated to MTAQAPTPSNVADVEEALRDVVDPELGINVVDLGLVYGITVDPQNHAVIDMTLTSAACPLTDVIEDQVDGALADIVADARINWVWMPPWGPDKITDDGREQLRALGFNI
- a CDS encoding acVLRF1 family peptidyl-tRNA hydrolase; translated protein: MTRTVEVGPERLDRWVEGFGARHDGVTRADEPGTVVLTGGDGATATGERFDHERIGLVLVRRGGYAVGRDEGGDLTAHTCGTAYVQSRTKKGGWSQQRYARRRGNQADGVLDKVREISLRHLGPGAVDALVLGGDRRMAEQVLDDPRLAHLRDLPRRTLWDLPDPRLAVLRDAARRARAVRVVITPVPTDGGALD
- a CDS encoding neutral zinc metallopeptidase, translated to MSINDNASLDTSRMGGGGGGGGRGPVIAGGGGIVGVIVVIVMVLLGFDPTGGGGGGAPQDTAGAGGDSWVQDNCKTGADAKKERRCLMVLGENSLQDFWSDQPDLAKALDDAGQQFRGPAQTVVYTGQTQSQCGTASNQVGPFYCPLDEKIFIDTDFFDIMEQQLGAQDGTLAELYVLAHEYGHHIQNVYGILDRAQQDPKGADSGAVRVELMADCFAGMWMKHATETKDANGEVLITDISESDIKNAMGAAKSVGDDEIQKKSGGGVNPESWTHGSAKARQAWLLRGMKTDSVNTCDTFEVSDPNNI
- the sufC gene encoding Fe-S cluster assembly ATPase SufC translates to MATLQITDLHVSVETEDGPKEILKGVTLTIRSGETHAIMGPNGSGKSTLAYSIAGHPKYTVTSGEVTLDGEDVLSMSVDERARAGLFLAMQYPVEVPGVTVSNFLRTAKTAIDGEAPKLRTWVKEVRGTMEELRMDSSFADRNVNEGFSGGEKKRHEILQMELLKPKFAVLDETDSGLDVDALRVVSEGVNRAKESTDAGVLLITHYTRILRYIKPEFVHVFVDGKIAEEGGPELADQLEAEGYDRFIATGEPATTAGA
- the sufD gene encoding Fe-S cluster assembly protein SufD, translating into MSLLADSGPKAHTHSADTLVPDQSRAERTRSWSVADFELPTGREEDWRFTPVGRLTDLLADEGGSAELGVTHHLPEGVTRSVVPAAEARALGVPAPGDRAAAVAAGGGDVTLIDIPAEAELTEPVRISLAGTGGEIVRAHHVVRVGRFARGTIVVEHSGTADYTELLSVLAGDGSQLTIVTLQDWEDDAHHLGQHDVVVGRDASVRHIAVTIGGGIVRLNTNATYAGPGGSFEGLGVYFADAGQHLEHRLFVDHEAPHCSSNVEYKGALQGETAHTVWVGDVLIRAAAEGTETYELNRNLVLTDGARADSVPNLEIETGEIVGAGHASTTGRFDDQQLFYLQARGIPEDEARRLVVRGFFNSIVARIGDAEISDRIMAAIDVELEGGAA
- a CDS encoding BNR-4 repeat-containing protein gives rise to the protein MLRRPLVALVALGVSWTVVSASAVAADPAAPTPAPTSTPPLPEPWMRPGEVAPQAYQGTPQTQSLVASAPQRRSLGPGVRTAAVVADSAWSWYMDPRVLGTRTATYLSSVRNNGDIQVTKVARGSAELSHTVLAARFQADDHNAPSLTELPDGRIAAFWTAHSSVPARYRITKRPGDLSSFGPTLRLTGSGLESAPSTYTTMLQVEGAAYRYHLFTRRTSDNAWVMTRSKDLASWTPAVRLFAHEGREDPPYPKFVTAGDGTINIAVSDTMASPGQRSSMYHLTLRDGVFRQSDGTPIRTLAEVAGSAGQAPRPIDPREATLVYDGRSADGRARVYDIAVSGGVPTIVLTTGAEDGTWTYKWFRHLAGTWTMRTLDRAGGAQPSGITLRHDDADRVFLSRGEGDVGSRELYEYRTGDDGASWQARAVTHGSTKGNRTPAAPWGAQDGSVSTAWLAGPYTSFSSGQWATTVSIETTDPAPLELRSTWPIGWSKGKGIDGRITAGVGGVGVPGQRAWIVARLPGGEERRRNSALTDADGSVHLAVNRYYPRGTRVRVEVPAAGGWGRASTASVDTATDTTAIDLDSTWLPGWDRGLGVGASVTQVRDGAPRVGAKVWVLARFPGGTEQRRNSAVTDTQGSVHLGINRYYPKGTRIRLQVPAQSGWGSATSESHWTGS